One Streptomyces sp. V4I8 genomic window carries:
- a CDS encoding GlxA family transcriptional regulator, with the protein MVNRLIVIVLFEGVDLLDVTGPPEVFSLVPREATERGGYEVVLAAETLEPVTTAAGVRILPDVTFDEVGARAIDTLLVPGSVEVDSEQRIRPVAEPGTVARVKALAARTRRVASVCVGAHILAAAGLLDGKRATTHWSTAQRLAADHPAVRVDPDPIFIREKGEGCEVWTGAGISACLDLSLALLAEDFGESVALSVARRLVMYLKRPGGQSQFSVPLEQVATTRRVEDLRHHILNHLDQRLTVPDLAAYAHVSDRQLTRIFKSELGTTPHAYVESARVERAANLLETTDDTLERVATVCGFGTVDTLIRAFRRRLATTPSEYRARFRTTPATSRVSGAPHEPA; encoded by the coding sequence ATGGTGAACCGATTGATCGTGATCGTGTTGTTCGAAGGCGTCGACCTCCTCGACGTCACCGGCCCGCCGGAGGTGTTCTCCCTCGTCCCACGCGAAGCCACCGAGCGGGGCGGCTACGAGGTAGTCCTGGCCGCCGAGACACTGGAGCCGGTGACTACGGCGGCCGGGGTGCGGATCCTGCCCGACGTCACGTTCGACGAGGTCGGCGCACGGGCCATCGACACCCTGCTGGTGCCGGGTTCCGTCGAGGTCGACAGTGAGCAACGCATCCGCCCCGTCGCCGAACCCGGCACGGTGGCCCGGGTCAAAGCCCTGGCCGCCCGCACCCGCCGGGTGGCCTCGGTGTGCGTCGGTGCGCACATCCTCGCCGCCGCGGGGCTCCTCGACGGCAAGCGCGCCACGACGCACTGGTCGACCGCGCAGCGGCTCGCCGCCGACCATCCGGCGGTGCGGGTCGACCCGGATCCGATCTTCATCCGGGAGAAGGGCGAGGGGTGCGAGGTGTGGACCGGCGCGGGCATCAGCGCCTGCCTCGACCTGTCCCTCGCTCTCCTCGCGGAGGACTTCGGTGAGAGCGTGGCGTTGAGCGTGGCCCGCCGGCTCGTGATGTATCTGAAGCGGCCCGGCGGGCAGTCCCAGTTCAGTGTGCCGTTGGAGCAGGTGGCCACGACACGGCGCGTCGAGGACCTGCGGCATCACATCCTGAACCACCTCGACCAACGCCTCACCGTCCCGGACCTCGCCGCGTACGCGCACGTCAGTGACCGTCAGCTCACCCGGATCTTCAAGTCCGAACTGGGCACGACGCCGCACGCCTACGTCGAATCGGCCCGCGTCGAGAGAGCCGCCAACCTGCTGGAGACCACCGACGACACGCTGGAACGCGTCGCCACCGTCTGCGGGTTCGGCACCGTCGACACGCTCATCCGGGCATTCCGCCGCCGCCTCGCCACCACGCCGAGCGAGTACCGGGCCAGGTTCCGGACCACCCCCGCCACCTCACGCGTGTCAGGCGCGCCCCATGAACCTGCTTGA
- a CDS encoding NADPH-dependent FMN reductase, with translation MPQPTQPPLKIGVLIGSVRPGRFADKVSQWFVSEIGRRDDMETHVIDLSEPALADELKLTLEQSDAPGDAPTLAQRIGGLDGFVVVTPEYNHGYPAALKLAIDYVYREWRAKPVGFVSYGGMAGGQRAVEQLRQVFAELHAVTLRDTVSFHMAWEQFDGEGRPHDQDGTSKAAAVLLDQLAWWGLTLREGRAARPYDG, from the coding sequence ATGCCCCAGCCCACTCAGCCCCCGCTCAAGATCGGCGTCCTCATCGGCAGCGTCCGCCCCGGCCGTTTCGCCGACAAGGTGTCCCAGTGGTTCGTGTCGGAGATCGGTCGGCGCGATGACATGGAGACCCACGTCATCGACCTCTCCGAACCCGCCCTCGCCGACGAGCTCAAGCTCACCCTGGAGCAGTCCGACGCCCCGGGTGACGCGCCGACCCTCGCCCAGCGCATCGGAGGGCTCGACGGGTTCGTCGTCGTCACGCCCGAGTACAACCACGGTTACCCGGCCGCGCTGAAGCTGGCCATCGACTACGTCTACCGGGAGTGGCGGGCGAAGCCGGTCGGCTTCGTCTCCTACGGCGGTATGGCCGGCGGACAGCGGGCGGTGGAGCAGCTCCGGCAGGTCTTCGCCGAACTGCACGCCGTCACCCTGCGCGACACCGTCAGCTTCCACATGGCCTGGGAGCAGTTCGACGGCGAGGGCCGCCCGCACGACCAGGACGGCACCAGCAAGGCCGCCGCCGTGCTGCTGGACCAGCTCGCCTGGTGGGGCCTGACCCTGCGCGAGGGCCGTGCCGCCAGGCCGTACGACGGCTGA
- a CDS encoding isochorismatase family protein yields MASKTLRELAGADSSSTAPLASSTLVLIDYQNTYTRGAMELDGWQPALDAASDLLSRARAAGAAIIHVQHDDGEGSLYDIRQDIGRIHPGVAPIEGEPVVVKHAPDAFHGTDLGKLVDEAGNDTLIIAGFMTHMCVAYTSASAALRGNTPTVPADTCATRPIVDVSADELHRSALAAIADAYGVVVASGRELV; encoded by the coding sequence GTGGCAAGCAAGACGCTGCGCGAACTCGCCGGTGCCGACAGCAGCAGCACCGCGCCCCTCGCATCCTCGACGCTCGTCCTCATCGACTACCAGAACACCTACACCCGCGGCGCGATGGAACTCGACGGCTGGCAGCCCGCCCTGGACGCCGCGTCGGACCTGCTGTCCCGTGCCCGCGCGGCCGGCGCCGCGATCATCCACGTCCAGCACGACGACGGCGAGGGTTCGCTCTACGACATCCGCCAGGACATCGGCCGCATCCACCCCGGCGTGGCGCCCATCGAGGGCGAGCCCGTGGTCGTCAAGCATGCCCCGGACGCCTTCCACGGGACCGACCTCGGCAAGCTCGTCGACGAAGCCGGCAACGACACCCTGATCATCGCCGGCTTCATGACCCACATGTGCGTCGCCTACACCTCCGCCTCCGCGGCCCTCCGCGGCAACACCCCCACTGTCCCGGCGGACACCTGCGCCACCAGGCCCATCGTCGACGTCTCCGCCGACGAACTGCACCGCAGCGCGCTGGCGGCGATCGCGGATGCGTACGGGGTCGTCGTTGCCTCCGGGAGGGAGCTGGTCTGA
- a CDS encoding IclR family transcriptional regulator C-terminal domain-containing protein, translated as MPAKTTLDDRAVPAEAVTPLIRGVAVLRQLTEAGGTLSASGLERATGLARSTVDRIASTLARMGYVRLDGRDVVLAPPVMELGNAYLAALGLPALLSAHADALADELDESVSLAVGDRDGIRFIHQATRRRAMSLSFRIGDRLPAERTAPGPLFATEWTDAEWDAWRERRTADPEDRGFPAVPPREHLSFDADFERRARRAREDGWALDDQLIEPGLVAVSVPVRDPRAGGGRIACVASVVSHTSRHTAADLRDTLLPRLRTAVAEMERELREAPEPPPGAAPAGLAVWTGASKQELGREFVESLARGLTVLTAFGAGRAELTLTDVARATGLARATARRALITYEHLGLVRQSGNRGFALTPRVLSLGYPPLSRTSLAHIATPHLAELAERVHESASLAVLTPSGEEIQYTARAATSRVMSVNVTVGTRLPAYATSLGRVLLADLPPGERQLGDPTPLTPRTTTDPAALRAALEDVRKRGYALVDEELEAGLRSVAVPVRDRTGRVVAAVNVAMHAARRSVEECVRDVLPELAETAGRVEGDLRVAGRFARVVVA; from the coding sequence ATGCCCGCGAAGACGACCCTGGACGACCGTGCCGTGCCGGCGGAGGCGGTCACGCCGCTGATCCGTGGCGTCGCGGTGCTGCGGCAGCTGACGGAGGCCGGCGGGACGCTGAGCGCGAGCGGGCTGGAGCGGGCCACCGGGCTCGCGCGCTCCACGGTGGACCGGATCGCGTCCACGCTCGCCCGCATGGGATACGTCCGTCTCGACGGCCGTGACGTGGTGCTGGCACCCCCCGTCATGGAACTGGGCAACGCCTACCTGGCGGCCCTCGGCCTGCCCGCCCTCCTCTCCGCCCACGCGGACGCGCTCGCCGACGAGTTGGACGAGTCGGTGTCGCTGGCGGTCGGCGACCGCGACGGCATCCGCTTCATCCACCAGGCGACCCGCCGCCGCGCGATGTCCCTCAGCTTCCGCATCGGCGACCGGCTTCCGGCCGAACGCACCGCGCCCGGCCCGCTGTTCGCGACGGAGTGGACGGACGCGGAGTGGGACGCCTGGCGCGAGCGCCGGACGGCGGACCCGGAGGACCGGGGCTTTCCGGCCGTACCGCCCCGGGAGCACCTGTCCTTTGACGCGGACTTCGAACGCCGGGCGCGGCGGGCACGGGAGGACGGCTGGGCGCTGGACGACCAGTTGATCGAGCCGGGTCTGGTCGCGGTGTCCGTACCGGTACGTGATCCGCGTGCGGGCGGCGGCCGGATCGCCTGTGTGGCGAGCGTGGTCAGCCATACGAGCCGGCACACCGCCGCGGACCTGCGGGACACGCTCCTCCCCCGCCTGCGGACGGCGGTCGCCGAGATGGAGCGCGAGCTGCGCGAGGCACCGGAGCCGCCGCCCGGAGCGGCTCCGGCGGGCCTCGCCGTCTGGACGGGCGCCTCCAAGCAGGAACTCGGCAGGGAGTTCGTCGAATCGCTGGCGCGCGGGCTGACCGTACTGACCGCCTTCGGCGCGGGCCGCGCCGAGCTGACGCTCACCGACGTGGCCCGCGCGACCGGGCTCGCCCGGGCCACGGCACGCAGGGCACTCATCACCTACGAGCATCTGGGCCTGGTACGGCAGTCTGGGAACCGGGGCTTCGCCCTGACCCCGCGCGTCCTGTCCCTGGGCTACCCTCCCCTGTCCCGTACGTCCCTCGCCCACATCGCGACGCCCCATCTGGCCGAACTGGCCGAGCGGGTCCACGAGTCGGCCTCCCTCGCGGTGCTGACCCCCTCGGGCGAGGAGATCCAGTACACGGCCCGGGCCGCCACCAGCCGCGTGATGAGCGTCAACGTCACGGTCGGCACGCGACTGCCGGCGTACGCGACGTCTCTGGGCCGGGTACTGCTGGCCGATCTCCCGCCCGGGGAGCGGCAGTTGGGTGACCCGACCCCGCTCACCCCCCGCACGACCACGGACCCCGCGGCTCTGCGGGCCGCCCTGGAGGACGTCCGGAAGCGGGGATACGCCTTGGTCGACGAGGAGTTGGAGGCCGGCCTGCGGTCGGTGGCGGTACCGGTGCGGGACCGGACGGGCCGGGTCGTCGCGGCGGTGAACGTGGCGATGCATGCGGCTCGGCGGTCGGTGGAGGAGTGCGTGCGGGACGTGCTGCCGGAGTTGGCGGAGACGGCGGGGCGGGTGGAGGGGGATCTGCGGGTGGCGGGGAGGTTTGCTCGGGTGGTGGTGGCCTGA